The DNA window AATCTTGCGATTTCAGTGTTATTTTATTCGCCATAAACTGCCGGAGGCAATATCATCACTGCGAAGCAATAAAACTCGCCGTAAGGCGAATAAAACTGCCCAAGTGTCCTTGAGAACACTTGGGCAATTCTCCTGCATTTTTTAATTGCGAATTGTAGAGTAAAGTGTATTGCGGATTACTTACCCTGCGGCGTAAGCGCCGAGCCGATTCGCGAATGTACCTCGCGTGATAATTATAGTTTAAACTCCCGCGTTATAGGTACGCGGATTACTTATCCTGCAATTATACTGCTTCCCAGAACCTTGCCGACAACTCTGAGGTCGTCGCTTTCCAGAACCTCTATTGGCAGGTACTTGGGGTTTATGGAGGTAAGAAGGCATTTGCCGTTTCTGAAATCCAGCTTTTTGCAAAGGCTTTCGCCGTTGAGTACAAAAATTCCCGTACTGCCTATGTCCACCGTTTCAAGACGCTGAACCCATACAACGCAGTTGTTCTTTATGGCAGGCTCCATACTGTCACCGCTGATACGGACACCGAAGTCCGCATTGTGCGGTACATCGTCGCCACGGTCATAGTAGCTGAAATCGTCATCGCCGAACGGTAACGATTCACCTGCCGCCGCAGGGGAGCTGTAAACGGGTATTCTGTTTTCCTTTAGGCTTACGAAGGAACGCTTCATAACGGATTTTTCCCTTTCCTGAGTGTAGTCTATCTGCTGCTTTACAACCGCATTGACAGTGGCGGCTCCGCGCTTGTCCAGAAGGCGGAAGTTGTTGATAAGCTCGGTTTCGTTCTCCGAGATGTACACCGGATTTTCGTTGCGGAAGGCTTCGCCCACATTGTCGAACACCAGATACTCAACTGAAACCCCCAGCTTTTTGGCGATAGAATAAATAGTTTTAAGCTTTTCGGTATCAGTATCTCTTTTCAGCATGCTGTCCAGCGTGGTGTAGGGAATATCAGCCGCCTTGGCAAGCTGTGCCTTGGTTATGCCTTTCTCCTTAAGAAGTGCGTTTACCTTTTTGTTAAAACTCATTTTGTTGCTCCCGCAATTTTTAAATTTCGGATTTGCGGGGGGTTAAAATTCCGCAAAATCGCGATAAAATTGTTTTGTACATATATTTTATCACAAATTTACGTAAAAGTAAACACTAAATTATAGATTTTAGTAAAATTATTTTGTCCCAATCGTAAACGAAAAATTAATATTTTTCTCTTCGATACGGTACTGCTCCATCAGCTCAGGACCGCAGCTGCGCGAACCGATTCCGCGTCCGCGGTAGTCTACACGCACGATGGTGT is part of the Oscillospiraceae bacterium genome and encodes:
- a CDS encoding helix-turn-helix domain-containing protein; this translates as MSFNKKVNALLKEKGITKAQLAKAADIPYTTLDSMLKRDTDTEKLKTIYSIAKKLGVSVEYLVFDNVGEAFRNENPVYISENETELINNFRLLDKRGAATVNAVVKQQIDYTQEREKSVMKRSFVSLKENRIPVYSSPAAAGESLPFGDDDFSYYDRGDDVPHNADFGVRISGDSMEPAIKNNCVVWVQRLETVDIGSTGIFVLNGESLCKKLDFRNGKCLLTSINPKYLPIEVLESDDLRVVGKVLGSSIIAG